A window from Lachnoanaerobaculum umeaense encodes these proteins:
- a CDS encoding glycosyltransferase family 2 protein yields the protein MKKISIVVPCFNEEENVVPMANAIREEFHKNLSSYEYEIIFIDNDSKDRTRELIRELCENDKGIKGIFNAKNFGQFNSPYYGMLQSTGDATVLMAADFQDPVEMIPKYVEAWEEGYKIAIGIKKSSQENKIMYHLRSLYYKTIKKLSEVEQIEHFTGFGLYDRAFINVMRNLDDPVPFLRGIVAELGFRRKEIPYEQPQRRAGTTSNNLYRLYDAAMLSITAYTKVGLRLATFAGVILSGISMIIAIIYLILKLVYWDRFPAGMAPILIGMLFLGSIQIFFIGLIGEYILTINQRVMKRPLVVEEERLNFDE from the coding sequence ATGAAAAAAATAAGTATAGTAGTACCATGTTTTAATGAAGAGGAAAATGTGGTACCTATGGCAAATGCCATAAGAGAAGAGTTTCATAAAAATCTTTCATCTTATGAATATGAGATTATCTTCATTGATAATGATTCAAAAGATAGAACGAGAGAATTGATAAGAGAACTTTGTGAGAATGACAAAGGAATAAAGGGAATATTTAATGCCAAAAATTTTGGACAGTTCAACTCTCCATATTATGGTATGTTGCAAAGTACCGGAGATGCTACAGTGTTGATGGCTGCCGATTTTCAGGACCCGGTAGAAATGATACCTAAATATGTGGAGGCCTGGGAAGAGGGCTATAAAATAGCTATCGGAATAAAGAAATCCAGTCAGGAAAATAAGATAATGTATCATCTTAGAAGTCTGTATTACAAAACTATAAAGAAACTTTCAGAAGTGGAGCAGATAGAGCATTTTACAGGCTTTGGATTGTATGATAGGGCATTTATAAATGTGATGAGAAATCTGGATGATCCGGTTCCGTTTCTTAGAGGAATAGTGGCTGAACTTGGATTTAGAAGAAAAGAGATTCCATACGAGCAGCCACAAAGAAGAGCAGGAACTACCAGTAATAATTTGTACAGATTATATGATGCAGCTATGTTATCAATCACAGCATATACTAAGGTAGGGCTCCGGCTTGCCACTTTTGCCGGTGTTATACTATCAGGTATATCAATGATTATTGCGATAATATATTTGATATTAAAACTGGTATATTGGGACAGATTTCCGGCAGGTATGGCTCCTATTCTTATAGGAATGCTTTTTCTTGGTTCAATACAGATATTTTTTATCGGACTTATAGGAGAGTATATACTTACCATCAATCAGAGGGTAATGAAGAGGCCGTTGGTTGTTGAAGAGGAAAGACTCAATTTTGATGAATAG
- the hemL gene encoding glutamate-1-semialdehyde 2,1-aminomutase, translating into MQSRNYKKSEKYFDISKEYIPGGVNSPVRAARAVHRDPVFIKSGLGSKIFDVDGNEYIDYVCSWGPAILGHAHPYVLEKVKKALKKGLSFGAPTKKEYILAEMINEAMPVMEQVRLVNSGTEATMSAIRLARGYTNKDLILKFTGCYHGHSDGLLVKAGSGVLTEAISSSGGVPNDYAKNTVVADFNDRESVKALFDKYNDKIAAVIVEPVAANMGVIPPKDGFLEFLREITKKNNALLIFDEVITGFRLAKGGACEYFGIKPDLITVGKIVGGGMPLAAYGGKKEIMAKISPLGDVYQAGTLSGNPIATTAGIATLEVLFQNPEIYAHIDENARLLADGIEKIMNEGEKKVHINRVGSLVSIFFTSKNVECYEDVLSCDLDKYASYYSFLRENGIYVAPSQFEALFISNAHRMNDIISTLDVIAEFGGKE; encoded by the coding sequence ATGCAATCAAGAAATTATAAAAAGTCTGAAAAGTATTTTGATATATCTAAAGAATATATTCCGGGTGGTGTGAACTCACCGGTTCGTGCGGCAAGGGCGGTACACAGAGATCCGGTATTTATAAAGTCGGGCTTAGGCTCAAAGATATTTGATGTAGATGGAAATGAATATATAGATTATGTATGCTCATGGGGACCGGCAATACTCGGACATGCTCATCCATATGTACTTGAAAAGGTGAAAAAAGCATTAAAAAAAGGGCTTAGTTTTGGTGCTCCCACAAAGAAGGAGTATATATTGGCTGAAATGATAAATGAAGCAATGCCTGTTATGGAGCAGGTAAGACTGGTAAATTCAGGTACAGAAGCGACAATGAGTGCCATAAGACTTGCAAGAGGATATACAAATAAGGACCTTATTTTAAAATTTACAGGTTGCTATCATGGTCACTCAGACGGACTTTTGGTTAAAGCCGGAAGCGGTGTGCTTACAGAGGCAATTTCTTCAAGTGGTGGAGTACCTAATGACTATGCAAAAAATACTGTTGTTGCAGATTTTAATGACAGAGAAAGTGTCAAAGCATTATTTGATAAATACAATGACAAGATAGCAGCAGTTATCGTAGAGCCTGTAGCTGCAAATATGGGTGTTATTCCTCCAAAGGACGGATTCCTTGAATTTCTTAGAGAGATCACAAAAAAGAATAATGCTCTTTTGATATTTGATGAAGTTATTACAGGGTTTAGACTGGCAAAGGGAGGGGCCTGTGAATACTTCGGAATAAAGCCGGATTTGATTACTGTAGGTAAGATAGTAGGTGGAGGTATGCCACTTGCAGCCTATGGAGGGAAAAAAGAGATTATGGCTAAAATAAGCCCTCTTGGTGATGTATATCAGGCAGGAACTTTGAGTGGAAACCCGATAGCAACCACTGCAGGTATTGCGACTCTTGAAGTATTATTTCAAAACCCTGAGATTTATGCACATATAGATGAGAATGCAAGACTTTTAGCTGATGGTATTGAAAAGATAATGAATGAGGGAGAGAAAAAAGTACATATAAATAGAGTAGGCTCTCTTGTATCGATATTTTTCACATCAAAGAATGTGGAGTGCTATGAGGATGTACTAAGCTGCGATCTTGACAAATATGCAAGTTATTACAGTTTTTTAAGAGAGAATGGTATATATGTGGCTCCAAGTCAATTTGAGGCTTTATTTATATCCAATGCACATAGAATGAATGACATAATAAGTACTTTGGATGTGATAGCTGAGTTTGGGGGAAAAGAATGA
- a CDS encoding DegV family protein yields MEDYILSCSSTADMTNGYYASRDIHHIDSTYSISGKTYDGSERESVPLPDFYERMRNGESPVTSQIDMAEYKEYFKKFLEDGKDVLHICLSSSISDSYLSAMAAVKELKGEYPERQLHVVDSLSASAGMGLLIDILADKRDEGMPIDKLKNYAENSKKYINHWFFSTDLTTYLKENSLSNFSYKIGKTLNFCPLMCVDGEGKLVVIEKVKTKKKTMEAIVSRMEIQAVDGKRYAGKCFISHADSEKEAAKLASMLEARFPNLKGNVEVKEIGHIIGAHTGPGTVAVFFVGDKR; encoded by the coding sequence ATGGAGGACTATATTTTATCATGCAGCTCCACCGCAGATATGACTAACGGGTATTACGCTAGTAGGGATATTCATCATATAGACAGTACATATAGTATAAGTGGAAAAACATATGATGGAAGTGAGAGAGAGAGCGTGCCTTTGCCGGATTTCTATGAGAGAATGAGAAATGGAGAAAGTCCGGTAACAAGTCAAATCGACATGGCAGAATACAAGGAATACTTTAAGAAGTTTTTGGAAGATGGTAAAGATGTATTACATATTTGTCTTTCATCAAGTATATCCGATTCGTATCTATCAGCGATGGCAGCAGTGAAGGAACTTAAGGGGGAATATCCTGAAAGACAATTACATGTAGTAGACTCTTTGTCTGCGTCAGCAGGTATGGGCCTGTTGATTGATATTTTGGCAGACAAAAGGGATGAGGGGATGCCTATTGACAAACTGAAGAATTATGCAGAAAACTCTAAAAAGTATATTAATCACTGGTTCTTCTCTACCGATTTAACTACCTATTTGAAAGAAAATAGTCTTAGTAATTTTTCATACAAGATAGGTAAGACATTGAATTTTTGCCCGCTTATGTGTGTAGATGGAGAAGGCAAGCTTGTCGTTATTGAAAAAGTAAAGACTAAGAAAAAGACCATGGAAGCTATAGTTTCCAGAATGGAAATACAGGCGGTTGATGGAAAGAGATATGCAGGAAAGTGTTTTATAAGTCACGCAGATTCAGAGAAAGAGGCAGCTAAATTAGCGAGTATGCTTGAGGCGCGTTTTCCAAATTTAAAGGGAAATGTTGAAGTTAAAGAAATAGGTCATATTATAGGTGCTCACACAGGTCCCGGAACAGTCGCTGTATTTTTTGTTGGAGACAAGAGATAA
- a CDS encoding glycosyltransferase family 2 protein, with protein MSKVTIIIPNYNGIKFLGDCIESLRYQTYQNFDILIVDNGSKDESVEYLMELESYESNLNIKVIYLDENLGFAGGVNVGLAACDSKYVILLNNDTEVFPDYVEMLVNAIEKSEKIFAINPLMINANNKELVDDAGDGYSLLGWGYQIGVGEKVENFTKKRAVFSACAGASIYRKSILDEIGYFDEMHFAYLEDMDLSFRARLRGYIIGFEPNAKVYHLGSATSGSKYNSFKVRLAARNNIYLIYKNMTNLQIVFNFFPLLLGTLVKMGFFMKKGFIKDYISGLVEGFRNLGECDRVDFSEIKKSDILALEVEIIVGTFEYVYRFIKRHTS; from the coding sequence ATGAGTAAAGTGACAATAATAATACCAAATTATAATGGTATAAAATTTTTGGGCGACTGTATAGAGTCACTCAGATATCAGACTTATCAAAATTTTGATATTTTGATCGTGGACAATGGCTCAAAGGATGAATCTGTTGAGTATTTGATGGAACTTGAAAGCTATGAAAGCAATCTAAATATAAAGGTGATTTATCTGGATGAAAATCTTGGATTTGCAGGTGGTGTAAATGTTGGACTTGCAGCCTGCGACAGTAAGTATGTTATCTTACTAAACAATGATACTGAGGTATTTCCGGACTATGTGGAAATGCTTGTTAATGCAATAGAAAAGTCTGAGAAGATATTTGCAATAAATCCGCTGATGATAAATGCTAATAATAAGGAGCTGGTAGATGATGCCGGAGATGGATATTCACTTCTTGGATGGGGGTATCAGATAGGTGTAGGTGAAAAGGTAGAGAATTTTACAAAAAAAAGAGCAGTATTTTCAGCTTGTGCAGGTGCAAGTATATATAGAAAGAGTATCTTAGATGAAATAGGTTATTTTGATGAAATGCATTTTGCATATTTGGAGGATATGGACTTGAGCTTTAGAGCAAGACTTAGAGGATATATTATTGGATTTGAGCCAAATGCCAAGGTATATCATCTGGGAAGTGCAACCTCAGGATCAAAATATAATTCATTTAAGGTAAGGCTTGCAGCAAGAAATAATATTTATTTGATTTATAAAAATATGACAAATCTACAAATAGTATTTAACTTTTTCCCGCTCCTACTTGGAACTTTAGTAAAGATGGGATTCTTTATGAAAAAGGGCTTTATAAAGGATTATATAAGCGGACTTGTAGAGGGATTCAGGAATCTTGGAGAATGCGACAGAGTAGATTTTTCAGAGATAAAAAAGTCGGATATATTGGCTTTAGAAGTTGAAATTATAGTGGGTACCTTTGAATATGTGTATAGATTTATAAAAAGACATACTTCCTAA
- a CDS encoding zinc-binding dehydrogenase gives MEAFVLIRRNEADIIDLPNPILSGPYNAILTPIAISVCTSDVNTVYGSGSKKPDNLILGHEAVARVLKVGENVRDFTVGDIVVIPSMTPNFHDKDIQDGNFLHAGANFSANTLGRSTPGVFAREFEVADADLNLALLPEGVSIGSGLMCTDMATTGFTGAKRVNFGDTVVVLGIGGVGLMAICGAALRGAGKIIAVGSRGVSIPLAYEYGASEVISYKEDNITEYVLKATNGKGADVVIIAGGNDKSFSDAIDMVRYGVGKVVNLKLFTGDGSMEIPKFSSGRGMSGKSIYMELGEGGRVRMERLLSMVRHKRFIPEKIITHTFEGFENVKQALELMRDKGNTVIKTMILTGW, from the coding sequence ATGGAAGCATTTGTACTCATAAGAAGAAACGAGGCGGATATTATAGATTTACCAAATCCGATACTCTCAGGTCCATACAATGCCATATTGACACCGATAGCTATATCAGTTTGTACATCTGATGTAAATACAGTGTATGGCTCAGGATCAAAGAAACCTGATAATCTAATTTTGGGCCATGAGGCTGTGGCTAGGGTTTTAAAAGTCGGTGAAAATGTCAGAGATTTCACGGTAGGAGATATAGTGGTGATTCCTTCTATGACTCCAAATTTTCATGACAAGGATATACAGGATGGTAACTTTTTGCATGCAGGAGCAAACTTCAGTGCAAACACTTTAGGAAGAAGTACACCCGGAGTTTTTGCAAGAGAATTTGAAGTGGCTGATGCGGATTTAAACTTGGCTCTTTTACCGGAAGGCGTAAGTATTGGGAGTGGGCTTATGTGTACAGATATGGCAACTACAGGTTTTACAGGTGCAAAAAGAGTTAACTTTGGAGATACTGTAGTGGTACTTGGCATAGGTGGAGTAGGTCTTATGGCAATATGTGGTGCTGCCCTTCGTGGTGCCGGAAAGATCATTGCAGTGGGGAGTAGAGGTGTAAGTATTCCACTGGCATATGAATACGGTGCAAGTGAGGTTATATCATATAAGGAAGACAATATTACAGAATATGTTCTTAAAGCAACAAATGGCAAGGGAGCAGATGTGGTAATAATTGCAGGTGGCAATGATAAGTCTTTTTCAGATGCTATAGATATGGTAAGATATGGTGTTGGGAAAGTTGTAAATCTAAAGCTTTTTACAGGTGATGGAAGTATGGAAATACCTAAGTTTTCCTCAGGAAGGGGGATGTCAGGTAAAAGCATATACATGGAACTGGGTGAAGGTGGCAGAGTAAGGATGGAAAGACTTTTATCGATGGTAAGGCATAAAAGGTTCATACCTGAAAAAATTATTACACATACATTTGAAGGTTTTGAGAATGTAAAACAGGCACTTGAACTTATGAGGGATAAGGGCAATACTGTTATAAAGACAATGATACTTACAGGATGGTAG
- the cobA gene encoding uroporphyrinogen-III C-methyltransferase, producing the protein MFDKEIKSVSLVGVGPGDENLLTLRACECIETADVIVYDNLINPTILNRAKINAKLIYAGKISGNHYLTQDKINETIVEYALLGEYVVRLKGGDPYIFGRGGEEAEYLLERNIDFEIVPGVSSFYAGLGYAGIPVTFRGEAAEFHVFTGHKKQGEELDLNFENIAKLDGSLVFLMGISNLSLIVQGLLSNGMNKDIGAAVIENGTRYNQRVFRGKLSNIEEIAKRENIISPALIVVGNVCEKNLAFFKKEILPLSGKNILLTATKALLEKMSPEFKKLGANICEMSLIATKEIEIDKNTFVLELELATHILFTSANGVDIFFEKIKNYDIDVRSLYNKKICVIGSGSSEALKKYGVNADFIPSKFDSKSFVEEILPKLDKNSRVLMLRANLGNDNLPNGLKTAGIEFRDISIYDTIIDYRRSFELNKEIKKFDYVVVASASAAKALYEMIEDKSALLNRVVSIGPVTTKALREFEIEELITAKQYDVKGIVDAIKKL; encoded by the coding sequence ATGTTTGATAAAGAAATAAAGAGTGTATCACTGGTAGGTGTGGGTCCGGGAGATGAAAACCTGCTTACATTAAGGGCATGTGAATGCATTGAAACTGCAGATGTGATAGTTTATGACAATCTGATAAATCCCACCATATTAAACAGGGCAAAGATTAATGCAAAGCTTATTTATGCAGGTAAGATATCAGGAAATCATTATCTTACACAGGATAAAATAAATGAAACCATCGTAGAATATGCTCTTTTAGGTGAATATGTAGTCAGACTAAAGGGGGGTGACCCCTATATTTTTGGCAGAGGCGGTGAAGAGGCCGAGTATCTCTTAGAAAGAAATATTGATTTTGAAATAGTGCCTGGTGTCAGCTCATTCTATGCAGGTCTTGGCTATGCCGGAATACCTGTGACATTCAGAGGGGAAGCCGCAGAGTTTCATGTTTTTACCGGACATAAAAAGCAAGGAGAAGAACTTGACTTAAATTTTGAAAATATAGCAAAGCTTGATGGGAGTCTGGTATTTTTGATGGGAATATCAAATTTAAGTTTGATAGTACAAGGTCTGTTATCAAATGGAATGAATAAGGATATTGGGGCTGCTGTTATTGAAAACGGAACAAGGTATAATCAAAGAGTATTCAGAGGTAAGCTCTCAAATATAGAAGAGATTGCAAAAAGAGAAAATATTATTTCCCCGGCGCTTATAGTGGTGGGTAATGTATGTGAAAAGAATCTTGCTTTCTTTAAAAAAGAGATATTGCCTCTATCGGGTAAAAATATACTTCTTACTGCCACTAAAGCTCTGTTAGAAAAGATGTCACCTGAGTTTAAAAAGCTTGGAGCAAATATTTGTGAGATGAGTCTGATTGCTACAAAAGAGATAGAAATTGATAAAAATACTTTTGTTTTAGAACTGGAGCTTGCCACGCATATTTTATTTACAAGTGCAAATGGTGTGGATATATTTTTTGAAAAGATAAAAAACTATGATATAGATGTCAGGAGCTTATACAATAAAAAAATATGTGTTATAGGTAGCGGAAGCAGTGAGGCTTTGAAAAAATATGGAGTGAATGCAGATTTTATTCCTAGTAAGTTTGACTCAAAAAGTTTTGTGGAAGAAATTTTACCAAAACTTGATAAAAACAGCAGAGTACTTATGTTAAGAGCCAATCTTGGAAATGACAATCTTCCAAACGGACTTAAAACAGCAGGTATAGAGTTTCGAGATATTTCTATCTATGACACAATTATTGACTACAGAAGAAGTTTCGAGCTCAATAAGGAAATAAAGAAATTTGATTATGTGGTCGTGGCAAGTGCAAGTGCCGCAAAGGCTTTGTATGAGATGATAGAGGATAAATCCGCTCTTTTAAACAGAGTGGTATCTATAGGGCCTGTGACCACAAAGGCTCTTAGGGAATTTGAAATAGAGGAATTGATTACAGCAAAACAATATGATGTAAAGGGGATAGTGGATGCAATCAAGAAATTATAA
- a CDS encoding glycosyltransferase family 2 protein, which yields MKHKVDYVRIRENYITLNGWVVGKKPTSQPSFRVYNSKMESVDFKYVKTRRDDVSQVYFGKVYDEDYGFDIKFDYKRGEDYYLEIVVDNQKKKIKYNEELIYKRSSVAYKRMEKLKDLCNMETVRVAFNFMKKNGLRALIRKSKSKIQGMDNDYEYSEWYEKTKPTKEELDAQREEKFEYSPIFSIVIPLYATPDNFLRELLDSILVQTYTNFEVCLADGSENGNDKEAFVKKYIEEKNIGSKIKYNKLGKNLGIAGNTNEALKMASGDYIVLADHDDVITENALYECAKAINEENCDCLYSDEDKLDMDGGSLFDPHFKPDFNIDLLESVNYICHLFVVKKELVDVAGMFDAAFDGAQDYDFIFRVTENAKKIVHIPKVLYHWRCHMNSTASNPQSKLYAFEAGARAIKAHIERVGKSLPVEKIDKGVDYGIYHKYFIMEDKPLLSIIIPNKDHREDLDLAIRSIMTKSSYKNIEFIVVENNSTDKKTFDYYDKIQKEFDNVKVVRWEREFNYSLINNFGVGFANGKYLFFLNNDIELINPTSIEEMMWYAVREDVGIVGARLLYNDDTIQHAGVVIGFGGVAGHTFIGLSEVENSYFHRALTLQDYSAVTAAALITKKSVFEEVGGFSEELAVAFNDIDFCMKVRDKDYLVVYNPYALFYHYESKSRGLEDSPEKVERFNRETATFMKRWPEILAKGDPYYNPNLTLRKSNFALRDLLNEKIGEPYIDENIKKYL from the coding sequence ATGAAACATAAGGTGGACTATGTTCGCATACGCGAGAACTATATTACTTTAAATGGTTGGGTAGTGGGTAAAAAACCAACTTCACAGCCTTCTTTTCGTGTTTATAATAGTAAGATGGAAAGTGTTGATTTCAAATATGTTAAGACCAGAAGAGATGATGTAAGTCAGGTGTATTTTGGAAAAGTATATGATGAAGATTATGGATTCGATATTAAGTTTGATTACAAAAGGGGAGAAGACTATTATCTTGAGATAGTAGTTGATAATCAAAAGAAGAAAATCAAGTATAATGAGGAGCTTATATATAAACGATCGAGCGTAGCCTATAAGAGAATGGAAAAGCTTAAAGATCTTTGCAATATGGAAACTGTAAGAGTGGCTTTTAATTTTATGAAAAAGAATGGTTTAAGAGCTCTTATACGAAAGTCAAAGAGTAAAATACAGGGCATGGATAATGACTATGAATACAGTGAATGGTATGAAAAGACCAAACCTACAAAGGAAGAGTTGGATGCACAAAGAGAAGAAAAATTTGAGTATTCACCTATATTTTCAATAGTAATACCTCTTTATGCGACTCCGGACAATTTTCTTAGAGAACTGCTTGACTCAATACTTGTACAGACCTATACAAATTTTGAGGTTTGCCTGGCTGACGGAAGTGAAAATGGTAATGATAAGGAAGCGTTTGTAAAAAAATATATAGAAGAAAAAAACATAGGAAGCAAGATAAAATACAATAAGCTTGGTAAAAACTTAGGTATTGCAGGCAATACAAATGAAGCACTTAAGATGGCAAGTGGTGACTATATAGTACTTGCGGACCATGATGATGTCATTACTGAGAATGCGTTGTATGAATGTGCAAAGGCAATAAATGAAGAAAACTGTGATTGCTTATACTCTGATGAGGATAAGCTTGATATGGACGGCGGTTCATTATTTGATCCTCATTTTAAGCCTGATTTTAATATCGATTTATTGGAGAGTGTGAATTATATTTGCCATCTTTTTGTAGTAAAGAAGGAACTCGTTGATGTAGCCGGAATGTTTGATGCGGCATTTGACGGTGCACAGGACTATGATTTTATATTCAGAGTAACTGAGAATGCAAAGAAGATAGTACATATACCAAAGGTTCTATACCATTGGAGATGTCATATGAATTCGACAGCTTCAAATCCTCAAAGTAAATTGTATGCATTTGAAGCAGGTGCCAGGGCAATAAAGGCACATATTGAAAGAGTAGGAAAGTCATTACCTGTAGAAAAGATAGACAAGGGTGTTGATTACGGAATTTATCACAAGTATTTTATTATGGAAGATAAGCCATTACTATCTATTATCATTCCAAACAAGGACCACAGAGAGGATCTTGATTTGGCAATTCGCTCCATAATGACAAAGAGCAGTTATAAGAACATTGAGTTTATTGTTGTGGAAAACAATTCTACAGATAAAAAGACCTTTGATTATTATGATAAGATTCAAAAAGAGTTTGATAATGTAAAGGTTGTACGTTGGGAGAGAGAGTTTAACTATTCTCTTATCAATAACTTTGGTGTGGGCTTTGCAAATGGTAAATATCTTTTCTTTTTAAACAATGATATTGAGCTTATAAATCCGACTTCAATAGAAGAGATGATGTGGTATGCTGTAAGAGAAGATGTAGGTATAGTGGGTGCCAGACTCCTTTATAATGATGATACCATACAGCATGCAGGTGTGGTTATAGGCTTTGGTGGTGTGGCAGGACATACCTTTATAGGACTCTCAGAGGTAGAAAACAGCTATTTCCACAGGGCGCTTACATTGCAGGATTATTCAGCTGTAACAGCTGCGGCACTTATTACTAAAAAGTCTGTATTTGAAGAGGTTGGCGGATTCAGTGAAGAGTTGGCTGTAGCATTTAATGATATTGACTTTTGTATGAAGGTAAGGGATAAAGATTATCTTGTAGTTTATAATCCTTATGCACTATTTTATCACTATGAATCAAAGTCCAGAGGACTTGAGGACAGCCCTGAAAAGGTTGAAAGGTTTAATAGAGAAACTGCAACATTTATGAAGAGGTGGCCTGAAATACTGGCAAAGGGAGATCCATATTACAATCCTAATCTTACATTGCGAAAGTCAAATTTTGCTCTGAGGGATTTGTTGAATGAAAAAATAGGTGAACCTTATATTGATGAGAATATAAAAAAATACCTGTAG
- the hemA gene encoding glutamyl-tRNA reductase: protein MILLLSFSFRNTPQRIREYFAFENEDKERLLKSLCNDELIDEAAILNTCNRTEIYISTGNEKHTGSIINLILEKCEEIIGTDIENLRDYLIFYTGKNAVSHLYKVSAGLDSMLIGEDQILGQVKDTIEFARECNTAHIYLNTLFRDAITEAKKIKTETLISKSGVSTATLTLRAAKDVVDSFDGRSLLLIGASGKIGDIVLKNALSYDFSHIYVTKRRHNIDMSPKVTNRVSIIEYNDRYKYIEDADVIISATSGPHFTLTKDHIQDNIILGNKKVFIDLAVPCDIDERIRNLDNIYYYNMDDMKKFADENNEKKKMSIEKASFMVDEGVEKFLKWALFQENLKVFSDATESLEKEMARIGKKKTLEHLFYKIRDNGSLEALQSIIDIFSV, encoded by the coding sequence ATGATCTTACTCCTAAGCTTCAGTTTTAGAAACACTCCACAAAGAATAAGAGAATATTTTGCTTTTGAAAATGAGGATAAAGAAAGGCTGTTAAAATCTCTTTGTAATGATGAACTGATAGATGAAGCTGCAATACTTAATACATGCAATAGAACGGAGATATATATTAGTACAGGTAATGAAAAACACACAGGTAGTATTATTAATCTGATTTTAGAAAAATGTGAAGAAATAATAGGTACAGATATAGAAAACCTTAGAGACTATTTGATCTTTTATACAGGGAAAAATGCGGTGTCTCATCTTTACAAAGTCAGTGCAGGCCTGGATTCTATGTTGATAGGTGAAGATCAGATACTTGGGCAGGTAAAGGATACTATTGAATTTGCAAGAGAATGCAATACAGCACATATATATCTGAATACATTGTTTAGAGATGCCATTACTGAGGCAAAAAAGATAAAAACTGAAACATTAATTTCAAAATCCGGAGTATCTACGGCGACTTTGACACTTAGGGCGGCAAAGGATGTTGTAGATTCTTTTGATGGAAGAAGTCTGCTTCTAATAGGAGCATCCGGAAAGATTGGAGATATAGTGCTAAAGAATGCCCTAAGCTATGATTTTTCACATATATATGTTACTAAGAGAAGACATAATATAGATATGTCTCCAAAGGTAACAAATAGAGTAAGTATAATAGAATATAATGACAGATATAAGTATATAGAGGATGCGGATGTTATTATTTCAGCTACAAGTGGCCCACATTTTACTCTGACAAAGGATCACATTCAAGATAATATAATACTTGGAAATAAAAAAGTATTTATTGATTTGGCAGTACCATGTGATATTGATGAGAGAATAAGGAATTTGGACAATATATATTATTACAATATGGATGATATGAAGAAGTTTGCAGATGAAAACAATGAAAAAAAGAAGATGAGCATTGAAAAAGCTTCCTTTATGGTAGATGAAGGGGTGGAGAAGTTTTTGAAATGGGCATTATTTCAAGAAAACTTAAAAGTTTTTTCAGATGCAACTGAAAGTCTTGAAAAGGAAATGGCAAGAATTGGTAAAAAAAAGACTTTGGAACATTTATTTTATAAGATAAGAGATAATGGAAGTTTGGAGGCATTACAGTCAATTATTGATATTTTTTCAGTATAA